From one Catellatospora sp. IY07-71 genomic stretch:
- a CDS encoding Lrp/AsnC family transcriptional regulator: MVDDVDRRLLARLQQDATQSYAELGKAVGLSAGAAHDRVRKLRERGVIRRTTVDVDPAAVGRGVSAFVMVDANAWMGDPPTRDALLAIDGIEEAHIVAGAASLLVRVRAATTEELQATLRQIFAVDGVTGTQTVVVLETFFERPLRVLP; the protein is encoded by the coding sequence GACGTCGATCGGAGACTGCTGGCCCGCCTGCAGCAGGACGCCACGCAGTCCTATGCCGAGCTGGGCAAGGCGGTAGGCCTGTCCGCGGGCGCGGCCCACGACCGGGTACGCAAGCTGCGTGAACGCGGTGTCATCCGCCGGACCACCGTCGACGTCGACCCCGCCGCCGTCGGCCGCGGCGTGTCGGCGTTCGTGATGGTGGACGCGAACGCGTGGATGGGCGATCCGCCCACCCGCGACGCGCTGCTCGCGATCGACGGCATCGAGGAGGCGCACATCGTGGCCGGAGCCGCCTCGCTGCTGGTGCGGGTGCGGGCCGCGACCACCGAGGAGCTTCAGGCGACGCTGCGGCAGATCTTCGCCGTGGACGGCGTCACCGGCACCCAGACCGTCGTGGTGCTGGAGACCTTCTTCGAGCGCCCGCTGCGCGTGCTGCCGTGA